One Sphingobacteruim zhuxiongii DNA window includes the following coding sequences:
- the rsfS gene encoding ribosome silencing factor, which yields MSKNKKSSLSEKLADVVIHGMQEKKGNEIVRLDMREVNGTLSDYFVICHADSNVQVNAIARSVEEEVYKAFGQDTWHKEGHGNGEWVLLDFVDVVVHIFKTATRDHYRIEDLWGDAQISTYQSA from the coding sequence ATGAGTAAAAACAAAAAGTCTTCGTTGTCCGAGAAGCTAGCGGATGTTGTCATACACGGTATGCAAGAAAAGAAGGGAAATGAAATAGTGAGATTGGATATGCGCGAAGTGAATGGGACTTTGTCTGATTATTTTGTTATCTGCCATGCCGACTCCAATGTGCAGGTAAATGCGATCGCCAGAAGTGTTGAGGAAGAAGTTTATAAAGCCTTTGGCCAAGATACTTGGCATAAAGAAGGTCATGGAAATGGCGAATGGGTACTGCTCGACTTTGTCGATGTTGTTGTTCACATCTTTAAAACAGCGACTCGCGATCATTACAGAATAGAGGATTTGTGGGGGGATGCCCAAATTAGCACGTATCAAAGTGCATAG
- the ftsH gene encoding ATP-dependent zinc metalloprotease FtsH, giving the protein MKKVPSKKITPMPPKFNMIWLWIAMIVGFFGLQYLFSSEGTKKITYKEFETKMLIPGDVEKLVATKSNDLIDVEVYIKKDKLADEKYKDVAPNPNSLSISPSVGPQYQFTEPSAEILEAKLKASQDSLATGQPKLGVSYEDRTNPWAGWFISFMLPLLIIVAIWILLMRRMNGGGGAGGGAIFNIGKSKAQLFDKESQINITFNDVAGLEEAKQEVMEIVDFLKNPKKYTDLGGKIPKGALLVGPPGTGKTLLAKAVAGEAQVPFFSLSGSDFVEMFVGVGASRVRDLFKQAKEKAPCIIFIDEIDAIGRARGKNSVMGGNDERENTLNQLLVEMDGFGTNLGVIILAATNRLDVLDSALLRPGRFDRQISIDKPDLIGREQIFNVHLKPLKLAEEVDAKKLSAQTPGFAGAEIANVCNEAALIAARKNKKAINMQDFQDAIDRVIGGLEKKNKIISPEEKKIVAYHEAGHAIAGWFLEHADPLVKVSIVPRGVAALGYAQYLPKEQFLYTTEQLVDSMCMTMGGRVAEDITFGRISTGAQNDLERITKLAYAMTAVYGMNDKVGNVSFRDSSGESQFQKPYSDQTAELIDDEVRILISAVYDRTKQLLLDKQEGLIKIAEKLLEKEILFQQDLEEILGKRPFQNKTTYDEFVNGGADGGGVPQTDLTLPASDNDSSPQSTPDNQSSQENNQ; this is encoded by the coding sequence ATGAAGAAAGTTCCTAGTAAAAAAATTACGCCAATGCCACCGAAATTTAACATGATTTGGCTTTGGATTGCAATGATTGTAGGATTTTTCGGTCTTCAATACTTATTTAGTAGTGAAGGAACGAAAAAGATTACCTACAAGGAGTTCGAGACAAAGATGCTTATCCCTGGCGACGTGGAAAAGCTTGTTGCAACAAAAAGCAACGACTTAATAGATGTAGAAGTATATATCAAAAAAGATAAATTAGCAGACGAGAAATACAAAGATGTTGCGCCAAATCCAAATTCACTAAGCATTTCGCCTAGTGTGGGTCCTCAATATCAATTTACGGAACCTTCTGCTGAAATATTGGAAGCCAAGTTAAAAGCTTCTCAAGATAGTTTAGCGACAGGGCAACCTAAATTAGGGGTTTCTTATGAAGATAGAACAAATCCTTGGGCTGGATGGTTCATTTCGTTTATGCTTCCGTTGTTAATTATTGTTGCGATTTGGATTTTGCTGATGCGCCGTATGAACGGTGGTGGCGGTGCCGGTGGTGGTGCTATCTTTAACATCGGGAAATCGAAAGCTCAATTATTTGATAAAGAGTCTCAAATCAATATCACCTTCAATGATGTTGCTGGTTTAGAAGAAGCAAAACAAGAGGTGATGGAAATCGTTGATTTCTTAAAAAACCCAAAAAAATATACTGATTTAGGCGGTAAGATTCCTAAGGGAGCTTTACTTGTCGGCCCTCCGGGAACGGGTAAAACTTTATTAGCAAAAGCAGTTGCTGGTGAAGCGCAGGTTCCATTCTTCTCTTTATCAGGTTCTGATTTCGTAGAGATGTTTGTTGGGGTTGGAGCTTCTCGTGTTCGCGATTTGTTTAAGCAAGCAAAAGAAAAAGCGCCTTGTATTATTTTTATCGATGAGATTGATGCCATCGGCCGTGCTCGTGGAAAGAACTCCGTTATGGGTGGTAACGATGAGCGTGAGAACACATTGAACCAATTATTGGTTGAGATGGACGGTTTCGGTACGAACTTAGGGGTTATCATTTTAGCGGCAACTAACCGTTTGGATGTGTTGGATTCTGCATTATTGCGTCCAGGACGTTTTGACCGTCAGATTTCTATTGATAAACCAGATTTAATTGGTCGTGAACAAATCTTTAACGTTCACTTGAAACCATTGAAGCTTGCGGAAGAAGTCGATGCGAAAAAACTTTCTGCACAAACTCCAGGGTTTGCTGGTGCAGAGATTGCGAACGTATGTAACGAGGCGGCGCTAATTGCTGCTCGTAAAAATAAAAAAGCAATTAACATGCAAGATTTCCAAGATGCGATTGATCGTGTTATTGGAGGTCTTGAGAAGAAAAATAAGATCATTTCTCCTGAAGAGAAAAAGATCGTGGCTTATCACGAGGCTGGTCATGCGATCGCCGGTTGGTTTTTAGAACATGCCGATCCATTGGTAAAAGTTTCTATTGTTCCACGTGGTGTTGCTGCCCTAGGTTATGCGCAATATTTGCCAAAAGAACAGTTTCTATATACAACTGAGCAATTAGTGGATAGTATGTGTATGACAATGGGTGGACGTGTTGCGGAGGATATAACATTTGGAAGAATTAGTACTGGAGCGCAGAATGATTTAGAGCGTATAACTAAATTGGCTTATGCCATGACAGCTGTATACGGTATGAACGATAAAGTTGGTAATGTCTCCTTCCGCGATAGTTCTGGCGAGAGTCAATTTCAAAAACCGTATTCGGATCAGACTGCAGAGTTAATCGATGACGAAGTTCGTATTTTGATCTCAGCGGTATACGATAGAACAAAGCAATTGCTGTTGGATAAACAAGAAGGCTTGATTAAAATTGCTGAGAAGCTTTTAGAAAAAGAGATCTTATTTCAACAGGATTTAGAGGAGATCTTAGGTAAGCGTCCTTTCCAAAATAAGACGACTTATGATGAGTTTGTAAATGGTGGTGCAGACGGTGGAGGAGTTCCTCAGACGGATCTGACCCTTCCAGCAAGCGACAATGATAGTTCGCCGCAAAGTACTCCTGATAATCAGTCTAGTCAAGAAAATAATCAATAA
- a CDS encoding LutC/YkgG family protein: MNIRNTTAKEKMLKKIRQALLQKRENPNPAFEDSPLYKDEEEPLDVTFAREFTSVAGQFVYCDGEINLVENLIILLEKLKLTKLYVWDKSLQKFLDQYGFPYHKNRTDFDDIEVGLTACEALIARNGSILISNADASGRRLSVYPPVHIVIAKTSQLVMDIKHGMALMREKYGHNLPSMISTVTGPSRTADIEKMLVLGAHGPKELYLLLLEDRF, from the coding sequence ATGAATATTCGAAATACAACAGCCAAAGAGAAGATGCTGAAGAAGATTCGGCAGGCCCTGCTTCAAAAACGTGAGAATCCTAATCCTGCGTTTGAGGACAGCCCTTTGTATAAGGATGAAGAGGAACCTTTGGACGTTACCTTTGCCCGTGAGTTCACTTCGGTTGCAGGACAGTTTGTTTACTGTGATGGAGAGATTAATCTAGTTGAAAACTTGATTATCCTGTTAGAAAAACTGAAGTTAACGAAGTTATATGTATGGGATAAGTCGCTGCAGAAGTTTCTTGATCAATATGGATTCCCTTACCATAAAAACAGAACGGATTTCGACGATATAGAAGTCGGATTAACCGCTTGTGAAGCGCTAATTGCTCGTAATGGAAGTATATTGATTAGCAATGCCGATGCATCTGGGAGACGATTAAGCGTTTACCCACCGGTCCATATTGTGATTGCTAAGACTTCCCAATTGGTGATGGATATTAAGCATGGCATGGCTTTAATGCGTGAAAAGTATGGGCATAATTTACCAAGTATGATAAGTACGGTAACTGGTCCCAGCCGAACTGCAGATATTGAGAAGATGTTGGTTCTTGGCGCACATGGCCCTAAGGAATTATACCTATTACTCCTAGAAGATAGATTTTAA
- a CDS encoding rhomboid family intramembrane serine protease, with translation MIQYYILNMPVASVIFALTVGLSIYVFSNPEWFGRLMLHPYSIHRDKSKWYLILTSGLIHKDWMHLIFNMITFYYFGFGLEAIFVEISGPFGHVLFALLYIVALILSDIPTIRQQKDNYGYHSLGASGAISAVLFSYILFNPKMMLYIFFAIPIPAFVFAFLYLGYCIWASKNARDGVNHDAHLFGALTGIVFTLITYPWIIKHFIDKF, from the coding sequence ATGATTCAATACTATATATTAAATATGCCGGTGGCAAGTGTAATTTTTGCATTGACTGTCGGACTTAGTATTTATGTTTTTTCCAATCCAGAATGGTTTGGACGTTTAATGTTGCATCCCTATTCGATTCATAGAGATAAAAGCAAATGGTACCTGATATTGACAAGTGGATTGATCCATAAGGATTGGATGCACTTGATTTTCAATATGATTACCTTTTACTATTTTGGTTTTGGCTTAGAGGCTATTTTTGTTGAGATTAGTGGTCCTTTCGGACATGTTCTGTTCGCATTATTGTATATCGTAGCATTAATTCTCAGCGATATCCCGACCATTCGTCAGCAAAAGGATAATTATGGATATCATAGTTTAGGAGCATCTGGAGCCATAAGTGCAGTGTTGTTCAGCTATATTTTATTTAATCCTAAAATGATGCTGTATATTTTCTTTGCGATCCCAATTCCAGCCTTTGTATTTGCATTTTTGTATCTAGGTTATTGTATTTGGGCTTCAAAGAATGCGAGAGACGGTGTAAATCATGATGCACACCTATTTGGTGCGCTAACCGGAATTGTCTTTACATTGATTACGTATCCTTGGATTATCAAGCATTTTATAGATAAGTTCTAA
- a CDS encoding magnesium chelatase subunit ChlI family protein, with the protein MDRIDIHIEVTPVEYNELLESRKSENSESIRSRVILARKVQESRFKNHQNVHSNAQMSAKQIRDICLIDATGKNLLKTAMERLNLSARAYDRILKVARTIADLEQSIDITNEHLAEAIHFRSLDRQTWLG; encoded by the coding sequence TTGGATCGAATTGACATACACATAGAAGTTACTCCGGTCGAATACAATGAACTCCTAGAGAGTCGTAAATCAGAAAACAGCGAGTCTATACGATCTCGTGTTATCTTAGCAAGGAAAGTGCAAGAGAGTAGATTTAAGAACCATCAAAATGTTCACAGTAACGCACAAATGAGCGCTAAACAAATCCGAGATATTTGCCTAATAGACGCGACAGGCAAGAACCTCTTGAAGACTGCGATGGAACGGTTAAACTTATCCGCCCGAGCTTATGATCGGATTCTAAAAGTAGCGCGTACAATAGCAGATTTAGAACAATCGATAGACATCACGAATGAACACCTTGCCGAAGCTATTCACTTCCGAAGCTTGGATAGGCAGACATGGTTAGGATAA
- a CDS encoding helix-turn-helix domain-containing protein produces MVGWDGCKIRRDIHALPCLRFEQQIRKPPSISKPVNPQSLGEHIRKKRIELRLFQKDVAEIFNVSKDCITYWENNRSEPQIQYYPYIFRFLGYCPFKFDTSTFAGKIKTYRYLNGLSQKRFAKLMNVDPATVSRWEEGTGRGFKKNEIDIVLSVNFPF; encoded by the coding sequence ATGGTCGGTTGGGATGGTTGTAAAATCCGCAGGGACATTCATGCGTTGCCCTGTTTGCGTTTTGAACAACAAATCAGGAAACCTCCATCAATATCAAAACCAGTAAATCCGCAGTCTCTTGGAGAACATATCCGGAAGAAACGGATTGAGCTAAGGCTGTTTCAAAAGGATGTAGCAGAAATATTTAATGTCAGCAAGGACTGTATCACCTATTGGGAGAACAACAGAAGTGAACCTCAAATCCAATACTATCCATACATTTTCCGGTTCTTGGGATATTGTCCGTTTAAATTTGATACGTCTACATTTGCAGGGAAGATTAAAACTTATAGATATTTAAATGGGCTTAGTCAAAAGCGATTTGCAAAGTTGATGAACGTTGACCCTGCTACGGTTAGTCGTTGGGAAGAAGGAACAGGGCGAGGATTCAAGAAAAACGAGATTGATATTGTTTTATCGGTAAACTTCCCTTTTTAA
- a CDS encoding IS3 family transposase: protein MKKKAFCERKELIEGVIEAEGISIHRACKIVCMSRSMYYYAHKKDDQIIINKLMDLSTKYHTRGFETYFGKIRMEGLLWNRKRVLRVYRNINLKLRVKRKRRLPARIKERLFVPGSINDPWSIDFMSDSLANGRRFRVINIIDDYNREALLNEAYYSIPATRLVQKIQELLLHRAKPKRIRTDNGPEFIAKVFKDFCSDHGIEIQYIQPGKPAQNAYIERFNRTFREDVLDAYLFESISHVNALAYEWQIDYNSNHPHKALNGLSPWLYAEEQLVS, encoded by the coding sequence TTGAAAAAAAAAGCTTTCTGTGAACGTAAAGAGCTGATTGAAGGTGTAATTGAAGCGGAAGGGATCAGTATTCATAGAGCCTGCAAAATTGTTTGCATGAGTCGTAGTATGTACTACTATGCTCATAAAAAAGATGACCAGATCATTATTAATAAACTGATGGATCTCTCAACGAAATATCATACACGAGGATTTGAAACTTACTTTGGTAAGATCCGAATGGAGGGTCTTCTATGGAATCGAAAAAGAGTGCTTCGTGTATATCGTAATATTAATTTAAAGCTTAGAGTGAAGCGGAAACGACGCCTACCAGCTAGAATCAAAGAACGATTATTTGTTCCTGGTTCCATTAATGACCCCTGGTCGATCGATTTCATGAGCGATTCTCTAGCTAATGGGAGAAGGTTTAGAGTTATCAATATTATTGATGATTATAATCGAGAAGCCTTACTTAACGAAGCATATTATTCTATTCCTGCAACAAGGTTGGTGCAAAAAATACAAGAATTACTGTTACACAGAGCAAAACCAAAGCGTATCAGAACAGATAATGGACCAGAATTTATAGCTAAAGTTTTCAAAGATTTTTGTAGCGATCATGGAATAGAAATACAATATATCCAACCTGGCAAGCCTGCTCAAAATGCTTATATTGAGCGCTTCAATCGTACATTCAGAGAAGATGTGTTAGACGCTTATTTATTTGAATCAATCAGCCACGTAAATGCACTGGCCTATGAATGGCAGATTGATTACAATAGTAATCATCCTCACAAAGCTTTAAATGGATTAAGCCCATGGTTATACGCTGAAGAACAATTGGTTTCTTAA
- a CDS encoding transposase: MKKSKFSEHQIVSILKEYESGKSTRDICREHGITSSTFYQWKQKYGGMDAQHLKELKALQEENSRLKRMFADLSLDHRILKDIIEKKSFL; encoded by the coding sequence ATGAAGAAGAGCAAATTTTCAGAGCATCAGATTGTCAGTATTCTAAAGGAATATGAATCCGGTAAATCGACACGCGACATTTGTCGGGAACATGGTATTACATCATCCACTTTCTATCAATGGAAGCAAAAGTATGGCGGTATGGATGCCCAGCATTTGAAAGAGTTGAAAGCATTACAAGAAGAAAATAGCCGTTTAAAGCGAATGTTTGCTGATTTGAGCTTGGATCATCGTATTTTAAAAGACATCATTGAAAAAAAAAGCTTTCTGTGA
- the bla gene encoding class A beta-lactamase, which yields MRHNLAFSILILMLFSFNANAQSLKKAQLKKDIETILSKYKAKVGIAIHNDDYTDSLTVNAEHHYPFQSVYKFHLAIAVLNQVDLGVLKLDQPITISKAAVTTDLYSPIKEQYPNGVTLPLSKVIDFTVADSDNVGCDILFELLGGPDKVQAYFIANGYQDLSIKLTEEVQQKDWEKQFQNWTTVGSSNKILYDYYRNTKHLLSETSHQFLWDTMRGTRTGLNRLKGDLPPGTVVAHKTGYSGKNKKTGITAAVNDIGVVSLPNDKVFFISVYVTDSKEEEPVSAKIIAEVAAATWKYVN from the coding sequence ATGAGGCATAATTTAGCTTTTTCGATATTAATTCTAATGTTATTTTCCTTCAATGCCAATGCGCAATCCCTTAAGAAAGCACAATTAAAAAAAGATATCGAAACGATACTTTCTAAATACAAGGCTAAAGTCGGTATCGCGATACACAACGATGATTACACTGACAGTCTGACGGTCAATGCCGAACATCATTATCCATTTCAAAGTGTTTATAAATTCCATCTCGCTATTGCTGTATTAAATCAAGTCGATTTGGGTGTCCTAAAACTTGATCAACCTATAACAATTTCAAAAGCTGCTGTTACGACGGACTTATATAGTCCAATCAAAGAACAATATCCAAATGGAGTTACATTACCACTAAGCAAAGTAATTGACTTCACCGTTGCAGATAGCGACAACGTAGGCTGTGATATTTTATTTGAGTTACTAGGCGGTCCCGATAAAGTTCAAGCTTATTTCATTGCTAATGGATATCAAGATTTATCGATTAAACTTACCGAGGAAGTACAGCAAAAAGATTGGGAAAAGCAATTTCAAAACTGGACAACTGTCGGTTCAAGTAATAAAATTCTTTACGACTATTACAGGAATACGAAACACCTGCTTTCAGAAACCTCACATCAATTCCTTTGGGATACGATGCGTGGCACCAGGACTGGCCTCAATCGTTTAAAGGGCGATTTGCCCCCTGGCACAGTCGTAGCGCACAAAACTGGTTATTCAGGAAAAAACAAGAAGACGGGAATCACAGCAGCGGTCAATGACATTGGGGTGGTAAGCCTTCCCAATGATAAAGTGTTCTTTATTTCTGTTTATGTTACGGACAGTAAGGAAGAAGAGCCTGTCTCTGCAAAGATTATTGCCGAAGTAGCTGCTGCAACTTGGAAATACGTTAATTAG
- a CDS encoding YtxH domain-containing protein: MNLRIEKLTKHYIKMNDNGKIVTALLAGLAAGAVLGILFAPDKGSDTREKINESLADLGDAIKERAEEQFDQLNDLKEKLAATLKTKLGRAESIIDEEIEEHA; the protein is encoded by the coding sequence TTGAATTTAAGAATTGAAAAACTTACAAAACACTATATTAAGATGAATGATAATGGAAAAATCGTAACAGCTTTATTAGCTGGTTTGGCAGCAGGTGCTGTATTAGGGATTTTATTTGCGCCTGATAAAGGGTCTGATACAAGAGAAAAAATCAATGAGTCTCTTGCGGATTTAGGTGACGCAATTAAAGAGCGTGCAGAAGAGCAATTCGATCAGTTAAATGATTTGAAAGAGAAACTTGCAGCGACTTTAAAGACGAAGTTAGGTAGAGCGGAGTCTATTATCGACGAAGAAATTGAAGAGCACGCTTAA
- the fcl gene encoding GDP-L-fucose synthase translates to MEKQAKIYVAGHRGMVGSAIYRKLKELGYTNIVTRTSKELDLRNQEAVKEFFEKEKPAYVFLAAAKVGGIMANNTYRADFIYENLAIQNNVIHFAHENNVQKLMFLGSSCIYPKLAPQPLNEDSLLTGTLEYTNEPYAIAKIAGIKMVESYRLQYGDKYVSVMPTNLYGINDNYHPQNSHVLPALIRRFHEAKESNAPSVTIWGTGTPLREFLFADDLADACVFLMENYDELQFINIGVGEDISIKELAETIQEVVGYKGKLEFDSSKPDGTPRKLMDVSKLHNLGWKHKVNLKEGIAIAYQDFLTKEKELKD, encoded by the coding sequence GTGGAAAAACAAGCAAAAATCTACGTTGCAGGACATCGTGGTATGGTAGGGTCTGCAATTTACCGCAAACTAAAAGAACTAGGTTACACTAATATCGTAACACGTACTTCCAAAGAACTCGATCTTCGTAATCAAGAAGCAGTAAAGGAATTCTTTGAAAAAGAAAAACCAGCATATGTCTTTCTTGCCGCTGCCAAAGTTGGGGGTATTATGGCTAATAATACTTATCGTGCAGATTTCATTTACGAAAACTTAGCAATACAAAACAATGTGATTCACTTCGCGCATGAAAACAATGTTCAAAAGCTTATGTTTTTGGGCTCAAGTTGTATTTATCCGAAGTTAGCTCCACAGCCATTAAATGAAGATTCTCTTTTGACTGGAACATTAGAGTACACGAATGAACCTTATGCAATTGCTAAAATTGCAGGTATTAAAATGGTTGAATCTTATCGATTACAATACGGAGATAAGTATGTATCTGTTATGCCGACAAACTTATATGGCATTAATGATAATTACCACCCCCAGAATTCACATGTACTTCCAGCACTTATCCGTCGTTTCCATGAAGCCAAGGAAAGCAATGCTCCTTCGGTTACTATCTGGGGAACAGGAACTCCTTTACGTGAATTTCTATTCGCAGATGACCTGGCAGATGCTTGTGTCTTCTTAATGGAAAACTATGATGAATTACAGTTTATAAATATCGGTGTCGGTGAAGATATTAGTATCAAAGAGTTAGCCGAAACCATTCAAGAAGTTGTTGGTTACAAAGGGAAATTGGAGTTTGATAGTAGCAAACCTGATGGCACACCGAGAAAACTCATGGATGTAAGTAAACTACATAACCTAGGCTGGAAACATAAAGTCAATCTGAAGGAAGGTATTGCAATAGCTTACCAAGATTTTCTTACGAAAGAGAAAGAATTAAAAGACTAA
- the trmB gene encoding tRNA (guanosine(46)-N7)-methyltransferase TrmB: MGKDKLRKFAEVATFLNVVQLDEGKPYKGKWASEFFKNEKPLILELACGKGEYTVNLAKLFPEKNFIGIDYKGNRIWRGAKTALEDGITNVGFLRIQIETILEYFEKGEISEIWITFPDPQPQDSREKKRLTNPVFLERYKHILIPQGIMHLKTDNDGFYAYTLEQIELQNLPKNKETTDLYQSDLVDEVLSIKTYYEKKYLAVDKNINYVQWRFNKEGE, translated from the coding sequence ATGGGTAAGGATAAACTAAGAAAGTTTGCAGAAGTAGCTACATTTCTAAATGTTGTACAGCTTGACGAAGGGAAGCCGTATAAAGGTAAGTGGGCATCAGAGTTTTTTAAGAATGAGAAACCATTAATTCTTGAACTGGCTTGTGGCAAAGGGGAATATACAGTCAACTTAGCGAAGCTTTTCCCTGAAAAGAACTTTATTGGTATCGATTATAAAGGGAATCGTATTTGGAGAGGAGCGAAAACAGCGTTAGAAGATGGAATTACCAATGTTGGTTTCCTAAGAATTCAGATCGAGACTATATTAGAATACTTTGAGAAAGGTGAAATCTCCGAAATCTGGATTACATTTCCGGATCCTCAACCTCAAGATAGTCGCGAAAAGAAGCGCTTAACAAATCCTGTCTTCCTAGAACGCTATAAGCATATTTTGATTCCCCAAGGTATTATGCATTTGAAGACCGATAATGATGGGTTTTATGCATATACGTTAGAACAAATCGAGTTGCAAAACCTCCCAAAGAATAAAGAAACAACGGATCTATATCAATCTGATTTGGTTGACGAGGTATTGTCTATCAAAACTTATTATGAGAAGAAATATTTGGCTGTTGATAAGAACATTAACTATGTTCAATGGAGATTCAATAAAGAAGGAGAGTAA
- a CDS encoding RNA polymerase sigma factor, protein MNTCEPHIVEQSLVSRLVSGDYDAFTQLYQQYSLRLLGRIIRLVKSEEVAEEILQTLFLRVWERRAQIDPSKPLKPFLFTIAQNLVYDHFRRIALDERFRDEFIKQYAEDYQHIEEELTFKQTQESVMNAIKALPPQCQKVFILFKIEGKSYAEICETLNISKSTVNNHLTKANSLLKSNLPLYQYRILATFIYLWANF, encoded by the coding sequence TTGAACACGTGTGAACCACATATTGTTGAGCAATCTTTAGTTTCCCGATTAGTAAGCGGGGATTATGATGCTTTTACGCAGCTTTATCAGCAATATAGTCTACGTTTATTAGGTCGGATTATCCGTTTAGTCAAATCAGAAGAAGTAGCCGAGGAAATTCTACAAACACTTTTTCTTCGGGTTTGGGAGCGGCGGGCGCAAATTGATCCCTCAAAACCATTAAAGCCATTTCTATTTACTATTGCACAAAATTTAGTCTACGATCATTTTCGAAGAATTGCGCTGGATGAGCGATTTAGAGATGAGTTTATAAAGCAATATGCAGAGGACTACCAACATATTGAAGAAGAGCTGACCTTCAAACAGACCCAAGAAAGCGTAATGAACGCGATTAAGGCGTTACCTCCCCAATGCCAGAAAGTCTTTATCTTGTTTAAGATCGAGGGAAAGAGCTATGCAGAAATCTGCGAAACCTTGAATATTAGTAAATCTACCGTCAATAATCACCTCACAAAAGCCAATAGTTTGTTGAAAAGTAATCTACCGCTTTATCAATATAGAATACTGGCAACCTTTATCTATCTCTGGGCTAATTTTTAA
- a CDS encoding FecR family protein, translating to MPKSDLQIVFDRYIAGISTKEDLLNLLSSLQHGEDEFLKQHILEELSKEDLSLSEQRHSVIVDRVLQNLQRKRAEEELQTGGDNGSFGNEDCPEGLKLGDSKIRRLRRKWFLVAACFLGICLIIPTLRKSSSKSNSNKKLVTKEIYLPSHNEATILFEDGEILSVLHTDSAVLRSRGIEIIKAANKELVFKIHSTTNQTNQKQTFRSPKGMVSQLILSDNTHVLLNSGSQLRYTNSFTQAERRVSLEGEAYFKVSPDKKHPFIVSANETEIKVLGTSFNVSTKQSERQVITTLEEGSVLVKNKAREIRMSPGMQSSSNQLGVIDTVQVNVAQETAWKDGLFKFKGEEIQSVLEKLQAWYAIESVEIDVVTSDRFTGTIKRTRQLSDVLQNLEKISNYKFQIKDRRIIVSKNQ from the coding sequence ATGCCGAAATCTGATTTACAAATCGTTTTTGACAGGTATATTGCTGGAATCTCAACAAAAGAAGACTTACTAAACTTACTGTCAAGTCTACAACATGGAGAAGATGAGTTTCTTAAGCAACATATCCTAGAGGAACTTTCAAAAGAAGACTTAAGCCTTTCTGAGCAAAGGCATAGTGTTATTGTGGATCGTGTCCTCCAGAACCTGCAAAGGAAGCGAGCAGAAGAAGAATTGCAAACCGGCGGAGACAATGGTTCATTTGGAAACGAAGACTGCCCTGAGGGCCTAAAACTAGGAGATTCAAAGATTAGAAGGTTGAGGAGAAAATGGTTTCTTGTAGCCGCTTGTTTTCTAGGTATTTGCCTGATCATCCCAACATTAAGGAAAAGCAGTTCAAAATCGAATTCAAATAAGAAGCTTGTAACCAAGGAAATCTATCTCCCTTCCCATAATGAAGCCACAATACTCTTTGAAGATGGAGAGATTTTATCGGTGCTTCATACCGATAGTGCAGTTCTAAGAAGTCGAGGAATTGAAATCATAAAGGCAGCCAATAAAGAGCTTGTGTTTAAGATCCATTCAACAACGAACCAAACCAATCAAAAGCAAACTTTTAGATCCCCTAAAGGGATGGTTTCTCAGCTTATATTATCCGATAATACCCATGTTTTACTTAATTCGGGAAGTCAGTTGCGCTATACAAATTCATTTACGCAAGCCGAACGTCGAGTTTCCCTAGAAGGTGAAGCGTATTTCAAAGTGAGCCCAGATAAGAAGCACCCCTTCATAGTTAGCGCCAATGAAACTGAAATTAAAGTATTAGGAACTTCATTTAATGTGTCGACCAAGCAGAGTGAACGGCAAGTCATTACGACACTAGAGGAAGGATCAGTATTGGTGAAAAACAAAGCAAGGGAGATACGAATGTCCCCTGGCATGCAATCTTCTTCTAACCAACTCGGAGTAATAGATACCGTGCAAGTAAATGTTGCACAAGAGACTGCATGGAAGGATGGCTTGTTCAAATTTAAAGGGGAAGAGATTCAAAGTGTTTTGGAGAAATTACAGGCATGGTATGCTATTGAATCCGTAGAGATCGATGTCGTTACCAGTGATCGATTTACTGGAACTATAAAACGAACAAGGCAGCTTTCTGACGTACTACAAAATCTAGAAAAGATATCCAATTATAAATTTCAAATTAAAGACAGGAGGATCATCGTTAGCAAAAACCAATAA